In the Alkaliphilus oremlandii OhILAs genome, one interval contains:
- a CDS encoding metallophosphoesterase, whose translation MAIFAIGDLHLSGYSNKPMDIFGEHWTEHDKKIMESWQKNVKDEDAVLIPGDISWAMTLEDAKIDLNWIADLPGQKYLIRGNHDYWWGSLTKLNSLFDSMHFIQNNFFTYNQYAICGTRGWNCPNHYKFTEHDGKIFTREVNRLELSLKAAKEKGYEDIIVMLHYPPTNDKLEPSLFTEMLEKYKVKQVVYGHLHGETSYDAGLKGEYNGVYYNLVSCDYAGFHMVRIV comes from the coding sequence GTGGCAATTTTTGCGATAGGAGATTTGCATTTAAGTGGATATTCTAATAAACCAATGGATATATTTGGAGAGCATTGGACAGAACATGACAAGAAAATAATGGAGAGCTGGCAGAAGAATGTAAAAGATGAGGATGCTGTTTTGATTCCAGGGGATATATCTTGGGCCATGACTTTGGAAGATGCAAAGATAGATTTGAATTGGATTGCAGATCTACCTGGCCAAAAATATTTGATTCGAGGGAATCACGATTATTGGTGGGGCTCTTTAACTAAATTAAATTCGTTATTTGACTCCATGCATTTTATACAGAACAACTTTTTTACTTATAATCAATATGCGATTTGTGGGACAAGAGGTTGGAACTGTCCGAATCATTATAAGTTTACAGAACATGATGGGAAAATCTTTACAAGAGAAGTCAACCGATTAGAATTATCGCTGAAGGCTGCAAAAGAAAAAGGCTATGAAGATATTATTGTGATGCTTCATTATCCTCCAACAAATGATAAATTGGAACCATCTCTATTTACAGAGATGTTAGAAAAATATAAGGTAAAGCAGGTTGTATACGGACATTTGCATGGAGAAACATCATATGATGCAGGGCTAAAGGGAGAATATAATGGCGTTTATTATAACCTGGTATCCTGCGATTATGCTGGTTTCCACATGGTAAGAATCGTATAA
- a CDS encoding recombinase family protein yields MYEDGGKSATNTKKRDDFNSMIDNYMAGKIDMVITKFVSRFARNT; encoded by the coding sequence ATATATGAAGATGGTGGTAAGTCGGCAACTAATACAAAAAAGAGAGATGATTTCAATTCAATGATAGATAACTACATGGCAGGGAAAATAGATATGGTCATAACAAAATTTGTTAGCAGGTTTGCAAGGAACACTTGA
- a CDS encoding transporter substrate-binding domain-containing protein encodes MRRKITTLLAISLLSIFVLAACGPTKTAGGSGGKEKFVVGLEAAYAPFNWTQMDNANGAVPIEGTAEYAGGYDVEIAKRVAEGLGRELVIVKTDWDGLLPALTSNSIDAIVAGMSPTPERLEAIDFTDFYYSSDLVMVVRKDGNYTNAESIQDFKGAKITGQLNTSHYRVIDQINGVKQEPAFESFNVMRVALESGIIDGYVSERPEGISASAANENFIMIDFEEGKGFKASVEDSAVSIGIRKNSDLTEQINTILEKISEEERQEIMNKAVLSQPITVD; translated from the coding sequence ATGAGAAGAAAAATAACAACTTTATTAGCAATATCCTTACTATCGATTTTTGTACTAGCTGCTTGTGGACCAACGAAAACCGCTGGTGGCTCTGGAGGGAAAGAAAAGTTTGTAGTTGGACTGGAAGCGGCATATGCACCATTTAACTGGACACAAATGGATAACGCCAATGGCGCAGTGCCTATTGAGGGAACAGCAGAATATGCTGGAGGGTATGATGTAGAAATTGCTAAAAGAGTTGCAGAGGGATTGGGAAGAGAATTGGTCATCGTTAAGACGGATTGGGATGGTCTTCTTCCAGCTTTAACATCTAATAGTATTGATGCCATTGTGGCAGGGATGTCACCAACACCAGAAAGATTAGAGGCCATCGACTTTACAGATTTTTATTACAGCTCTGACTTAGTAATGGTTGTAAGAAAAGACGGAAATTATACCAATGCAGAATCCATTCAAGATTTCAAAGGTGCAAAGATTACAGGACAGCTGAATACATCCCACTATAGAGTCATCGATCAAATCAATGGCGTAAAACAAGAACCTGCATTTGAAAGCTTTAATGTTATGAGAGTGGCTTTGGAATCTGGAATTATAGACGGTTACGTATCAGAAAGACCAGAAGGAATCAGTGCTTCCGCTGCCAATGAAAATTTTATAATGATCGATTTTGAAGAAGGAAAAGGTTTTAAAGCATCGGTGGAGGATTCCGCTGTATCTATAGGAATTCGAAAAAATAGTGATCTTACAGAACAAATTAATACCATACTGGAAAAAATTTCAGAGGAAGAACGTCAAGAAATTATGAACAAAGCTGTATTGAGTCAGCCCATCACAGTGGATTAA
- the fba gene encoding class II fructose-1,6-bisphosphate aldolase, translating to MPLVTSTEIFKRAYAGNYAIGAFNVNNMEIIQGIVDAAKEEKSPLILQVSAGARKYANPIYLKKLVEAAVEDSNLPIVLHLDHGEDFEICKQCIDDGFTSVMIDASHHPFEENIAITRKVVEYAHSKGVVVEAELGRLAGVEDAVNVSEKDASYTVPEQAAEFVQKTGVDSLAIAIGTSHGAYKFKGEPSLDFERLKQIQALLPNFPLVLHGASTVLPEFVELCNQYGGNIPGAQGVPEEMIRRAAGLGVCKVNIDTDLRLAMTAAIRKDIVDNPSNFDPRKYLGAGRTAIKEMVRHKIKNVLGSNNTAL from the coding sequence ATGCCTTTAGTTACAAGTACAGAGATTTTTAAAAGAGCATACGCTGGCAATTATGCCATTGGTGCGTTTAATGTGAATAACATGGAGATCATTCAAGGGATTGTTGATGCAGCTAAGGAAGAAAAATCACCTTTAATCCTTCAGGTTTCTGCTGGCGCTCGAAAGTATGCAAACCCCATCTATTTAAAGAAGCTGGTTGAAGCTGCCGTTGAAGATTCAAACCTGCCGATCGTATTACACCTGGATCACGGAGAAGATTTTGAAATCTGTAAGCAATGTATCGATGATGGATTTACTTCTGTTATGATCGATGCCTCCCACCATCCATTTGAAGAAAATATTGCAATTACTAGAAAAGTAGTAGAATACGCCCATAGCAAGGGTGTGGTTGTAGAGGCTGAGCTTGGAAGATTAGCCGGTGTAGAGGATGCTGTTAATGTAAGTGAAAAGGATGCGAGCTATACAGTTCCAGAGCAGGCTGCCGAGTTTGTACAAAAAACAGGAGTGGATTCATTAGCCATTGCAATCGGTACAAGTCATGGTGCTTATAAATTCAAAGGAGAGCCTTCTTTAGATTTTGAAAGACTAAAGCAAATTCAGGCATTATTACCGAACTTCCCTCTTGTACTACATGGTGCATCTACAGTTTTACCTGAATTCGTAGAATTATGTAATCAATACGGTGGAAATATCCCAGGCGCTCAAGGTGTTCCAGAAGAAATGATCCGCAGAGCAGCTGGACTCGGTGTATGTAAGGTAAATATTGATACAGACCTACGTCTTGCTATGACTGCAGCAATTCGTAAAGACATCGTAGACAATCCTTCCAACTTCGACCCTAGAAAGTATCTAGGTGCTGGAAGAACTGCCATCAAAGAAATGGTACGCCATAAAATCAAAAACGTTCTTGGATCCAACAATACAGCTTTATAG
- a CDS encoding amino acid ABC transporter permease: MSLELLIKIFNDYGPMFARGAWVTLYISITGTMVGSVIGLLTGIVRTIPMPDRGFKRVLLKVVNSFISIYIECFRGTPMIVQAMVIYYGVAQAFGIQMNRTFAALIIVSINTGAYMSEIVRGGILSIDKGQFEAAEAIGMNHIQTMINVVLPQVIRNILPATGNEFVINIKDTSVLNVISVTELFFQTKSISGATFKFFEPYLITSVIYLTMTIVITRILRYIERRMDGPANYIMAGNQMQVETALENIESSREKYRGKEAVSWKR; this comes from the coding sequence ATGTCATTAGAGCTACTGATTAAAATTTTCAACGATTATGGTCCCATGTTTGCTCGTGGTGCATGGGTTACACTATATATTTCAATAACGGGTACAATGGTCGGTTCTGTGATCGGTTTATTAACAGGAATTGTACGAACGATTCCAATGCCGGACAGAGGCTTCAAGAGAGTATTACTTAAGGTGGTCAACAGCTTCATATCCATCTATATAGAGTGTTTCAGAGGAACACCGATGATCGTGCAGGCAATGGTTATTTATTATGGGGTTGCACAGGCATTTGGAATCCAGATGAATCGGACCTTTGCAGCTTTAATCATCGTATCCATCAATACCGGTGCATATATGTCCGAAATCGTTCGAGGCGGTATATTATCCATCGACAAGGGTCAATTTGAAGCAGCTGAGGCCATCGGAATGAATCATATTCAAACCATGATCAATGTCGTATTACCGCAGGTTATCCGAAATATTTTACCTGCTACAGGGAACGAGTTTGTAATCAATATTAAAGATACATCTGTTTTGAATGTAATCTCCGTAACAGAGCTATTTTTTCAAACGAAATCAATTTCAGGGGCCACTTTTAAATTCTTCGAGCCCTATTTAATCACCAGCGTGATCTACTTAACCATGACGATTGTGATTACAAGAATACTTCGTTATATAGAAAGAAGAATGGATGGCCCAGCAAATTACATTATGGCAGGAAACCAAATGCAGGTGGAGACTGCTTTGGAAAACATAGAGAGTAGTAGAGAGAAGTATAGAGGAAAGGAGGCTGTATCATGGAAAAGATAA
- a CDS encoding amino acid ABC transporter ATP-binding protein, producing MEKIIDIQHLSKDFGSHRVLRDIDFSVNKGEVVSIIGSSGSGKSTLLRCINLLEKPTSGQIIYNGENILDDKHDIYAYRTKLGMVFQQFNLFNNHDVLSNCTVGQVKVLGRSEEEAKAVAMKYLKVVGMDQYIHAKAKQLSGGQKQRVAIARALAMEPDVMLFDEPTSALDPEMVGEVLKIMKDLAESGLTMLVVTHEMDFAREVSDRVVFMDQGVIAEEGEPGKIFNNPEEERTKEFLKRILNKM from the coding sequence ATGGAAAAGATAATTGATATACAACATTTAAGCAAAGACTTTGGTAGCCATAGGGTTTTAAGAGATATTGATTTTTCTGTAAACAAAGGTGAGGTCGTAAGCATTATCGGGTCCTCTGGATCTGGTAAATCTACATTGCTACGCTGTATTAATTTATTGGAAAAACCAACCAGCGGTCAAATTATATATAATGGGGAAAATATATTAGATGACAAACACGATATTTACGCATATAGAACGAAGCTGGGCATGGTTTTTCAGCAATTTAACCTATTTAATAACCATGATGTACTGAGCAACTGTACCGTTGGGCAAGTAAAGGTATTGGGGCGTAGCGAGGAAGAGGCGAAGGCAGTTGCTATGAAATACTTAAAAGTAGTAGGGATGGATCAATATATCCATGCAAAAGCAAAGCAGCTATCCGGTGGACAGAAACAGCGTGTGGCCATAGCAAGAGCACTGGCTATGGAGCCGGACGTCATGCTATTTGATGAGCCGACTTCTGCACTGGACCCAGAGATGGTGGGAGAGGTACTAAAGATCATGAAGGATTTAGCTGAAAGTGGACTGACTATGCTTGTGGTTACGCACGAAATGGATTTTGCAAGGGAAGTATCCGACAGAGTTGTTTTTATGGACCAAGGTGTAATTGCAGAAGAAGGAGAGCCGGGTAAGATCTTTAATAATCCAGAGGAAGAAAGAACGAAAGAATTCTTAAAGAGAATTTTAAATAAGATGTAA
- a CDS encoding pseudouridine synthase, translated as MAKTQRIDKILSNLGYGSRKDIRQICKNGLVKVDGKVVKDSSAHVDPENSQIIIGNEVVNYREFVYLMMHKPQGVISATEDNRDQTVVDLLDEEYLPFSVFPVGRLDKDTEGLLLLTNDGKLAHNLLSPKKNVPKTYYAKVLGTVTRSDIESFKEGVFIEEDYKTLPAELNILKSDEISEIELTIYEGKFHQVKRMFEAVDKTVVYLKRLSMGTLNLDPTLPLGEYRELTEEELESLQNLVR; from the coding sequence ATGGCGAAGACACAGAGAATAGATAAGATATTATCAAATTTGGGATATGGCAGTCGAAAAGATATTCGGCAAATTTGTAAGAATGGACTTGTAAAAGTCGATGGCAAAGTAGTGAAAGATAGCAGCGCACACGTAGATCCTGAAAATAGTCAAATCATCATTGGAAATGAAGTTGTAAATTATAGGGAATTTGTATATCTTATGATGCATAAACCTCAAGGGGTCATATCTGCCACAGAGGATAACCGGGATCAAACCGTAGTGGATCTTTTAGATGAAGAGTACCTGCCTTTCTCCGTGTTTCCAGTAGGTAGGCTAGATAAAGATACAGAGGGACTACTTTTGTTGACCAATGATGGAAAGTTAGCCCACAATTTACTTTCGCCTAAAAAGAATGTACCGAAAACCTATTATGCAAAGGTTCTAGGTACCGTCACTAGATCGGATATAGAAAGCTTTAAGGAAGGCGTATTCATAGAGGAAGATTATAAAACCCTTCCGGCAGAGCTGAACATATTGAAATCTGACGAGATATCAGAAATAGAGCTGACCATATACGAAGGTAAATTTCATCAGGTAAAAAGAATGTTTGAAGCTGTGGACAAAACTGTCGTCTATTTAAAAAGACTTTCTATGGGAACTCTAAATTTAGACCCTACTTTACCATTGGGAGAATATAGAGAGCTGACGGAAGAAGAACTGGAAAGTCTACAAAATCTAGTACGTTAA
- the rlmD gene encoding 23S rRNA (uracil(1939)-C(5))-methyltransferase RlmD, producing MKKNEEIELIIDQVEFPNKGVAKYEDQTIRLKGGIEGQKVRARIAKNKNGNVEAKILEVLEKSPLETEKGCHHFGVCGGCTYQTLSYENELALKEKQIRSLFEKEGLHVNFLGIEASPSIKAYRNKMEYTFGDEERGGPLSLGLHMKNRFYESVNTWDCNIVDEDFTLIRESIRDYFEQKKVPFYNKRQHKGVLRHLVIRKAVSSSEILVNLVTTSQSPIHHEALKDMILSLNLSGRIAGILHTINDGLGDTVKADQMELLYGRDYIVEELLGLKFKISPFSFFQTNSLGAEKLYTIAREFAGDIDDKIVFDLYSGTGTIAQIMAPVAKKVIGIEIVEEAVEMAKENAKMNGLDNVEFIAGDVLEAVNDLKEKPDLIVIDPPRDGIHPKAIHKIIDFNPDTFVYVSCNPVTLVRDLKVFMERGYRVEKVKLMDMFARTNHVETVCKLEKQ from the coding sequence GTGAAAAAAAATGAAGAGATAGAATTGATCATAGATCAGGTTGAATTTCCTAATAAGGGAGTTGCAAAATACGAGGATCAAACCATTCGATTGAAGGGCGGTATCGAGGGGCAGAAGGTTCGTGCGAGAATTGCTAAAAATAAAAATGGCAATGTGGAAGCTAAAATATTAGAGGTTCTTGAAAAGTCCCCCTTAGAAACAGAAAAGGGATGCCACCACTTTGGTGTATGCGGAGGTTGTACCTACCAAACACTTTCCTATGAAAATGAATTGGCACTGAAGGAAAAGCAAATACGCAGTTTGTTTGAAAAAGAAGGACTTCATGTGAACTTCTTGGGAATTGAAGCCAGTCCTTCTATTAAAGCGTATCGAAATAAGATGGAATATACCTTTGGGGACGAAGAAAGAGGAGGGCCTTTATCTTTAGGTCTTCATATGAAGAATCGATTCTATGAGTCCGTTAATACCTGGGACTGTAATATTGTCGACGAAGATTTTACTTTAATTCGAGAATCCATAAGGGATTACTTTGAGCAGAAAAAAGTCCCTTTTTATAATAAAAGGCAGCATAAGGGTGTACTGAGACATTTGGTTATTAGAAAGGCAGTATCCAGTTCGGAAATACTGGTGAACCTAGTAACTACTAGCCAAAGTCCGATTCATCATGAGGCGCTTAAAGATATGATTCTATCGCTGAACTTAAGTGGAAGAATCGCAGGGATTCTCCATACCATCAACGATGGATTAGGTGATACAGTGAAAGCAGATCAGATGGAACTACTCTATGGAAGAGATTATATCGTAGAAGAACTTTTAGGCTTAAAGTTTAAAATTTCTCCGTTTTCATTCTTTCAGACAAATAGCTTAGGTGCGGAAAAGTTGTATACCATCGCTAGAGAGTTTGCAGGAGATATTGATGATAAAATTGTCTTCGATCTATATTCTGGAACTGGAACCATTGCTCAGATTATGGCACCGGTTGCCAAAAAGGTAATCGGTATAGAGATCGTAGAAGAAGCCGTTGAAATGGCGAAAGAAAATGCTAAGATGAATGGACTTGATAATGTTGAATTCATTGCAGGGGACGTCTTAGAGGCTGTAAATGATCTAAAAGAGAAACCAGATTTAATTGTGATCGACCCTCCAAGAGACGGGATTCATCCAAAAGCCATCCATAAAATTATCGACTTTAACCCAGATACGTTCGTATATGTGTCCTGTAATCCAGTGACTTTAGTAAGGGATCTGAAGGTGTTTATGGAGAGAGGATATAGGGTAGAAAAAGTGAAATTGATGGATATGTTTGCGAGGACGAATCATGTGGAGACTGTTTGTAAGTTAGAAAAGCAATAG
- the pssA gene encoding CDP-diacylglycerol--serine O-phosphatidyltransferase gives MKVKSHIPNIFTLFNLSLGVLSIINILAENYYVAALFILLAALTDRFDGSLARRFDVESDLGKELDSLCDLISFGVAPAILVWANHLIGYGIIGMIITVLFPVAGAYRLARYNVTEFAGVYIGIPITIAGGIVALANLYSINYNVNIYFFIFIMVFLSYAMVSQKIRLKKR, from the coding sequence ATGAAGGTTAAATCACATATACCGAATATATTTACTTTGTTTAATTTATCATTAGGGGTATTATCGATTATTAATATATTGGCAGAAAACTATTATGTTGCGGCATTATTTATTTTATTAGCAGCTTTAACCGACCGTTTTGACGGGTCACTGGCACGAAGATTCGATGTGGAAAGTGATCTAGGGAAGGAACTGGACTCTTTATGTGACTTAATATCCTTTGGTGTTGCACCTGCAATTTTGGTGTGGGCCAATCATCTAATTGGTTATGGCATCATTGGGATGATTATAACAGTTCTATTTCCAGTTGCAGGAGCTTACCGCTTAGCGAGATATAACGTTACTGAATTCGCAGGGGTTTATATTGGTATACCGATTACAATTGCTGGTGGCATTGTAGCTTTAGCAAATTTGTACTCAATCAACTATAATGTAAATATTTATTTCTTCATATTCATTATGGTATTTCTTTCTTATGCCATGGTGAGTCAAAAAATTAGATTGAAGAAAAGATAA